The nucleotide window AGCTTGGCTGGTCCGCGCCGACCCCCACGAGGTCGCCGAAACCGTCCGCCGCGCCCTCAGCGCAGCCGGCTGGACCCCCACCCCGCCCGTACGCCACCCCACGCAAAAGTGAATCTTGGACGGGCGGGTGCCCGTCACTCCTTCTCGATGGTGACCTTGCTGGGCTTGGCGCTGCGCTCGTCGGTGGTCGGCTTGGTGGGTCGCTTGCCGTTCTCACCGGTGCTAGTGATCTTGGTGGGCTTGGCGCCCCGGCCACCCTCGCCCGGAACGGCGGCCACGGTCGGCTCCCCGTCCACCCCGGCGCTCGCCGTCCCACCGTCCACGGTGGTCATCGGCTCGGCCACCGGCCGCGTCGTGGACTGCCCGGACTCCTCCGCGCCCGCATTCACCGGCTGCCTGGTGTCGGCGGGGTCCGTCTTCAGCCCGGTGCCCGTACCCGACCCGGAGGCCGCGCCGGCGGCAACGCTCACGCCGTCGTCCCCACCATCGGGCCCGCCTCCGCTCGCGCCGTTCTCCGCGGCCGGCGCAGTCGGGCCGTCGATCGGGCCGGTGACGCTCTGCAACCGCTGCTCGGACATCTGACGCTGGAACTCGTCGGACTCCTGCCGGGCTTTCCAGGTTTCCTGCCGCAGATCCGCGAGCTGCTGCTGGGCCTGGGCGATCTCCAGCATCACGTGGGCCAACTGCTGCCGGCCCGCCGCCGACTCCTGCTGGGTCGCCGCCAGGTGCTGCTGGGTGGTGGCCAGGTGCTGCTGCGTGGTGGCCGCGTACTCCTCGAACTGCCGCCGCGATGCCGCGACATGCTCGTCGGCCTCGCGGCGCTTGTCGCCGGCCTCCGTCTCGGCCCGGCTCAGCAGCTCAGCGGCCTCCGCCTCGGACCGCTGGCGCAGCGCTGCCGCATCCTGCTCGGCCGCCTGACGGACGCCGGCCGCGCCCTGCTCGATCTCGTTCTTGCGAGCGGTGTACTCGGTCTCCAGCTCGTTCTTCCGCGTGGAGTACTCGGTCTCCAGCTCGTCCCTGCGGCTCGTGAAGCCACTCTCCAGCTCCTGCTGACGGCCGGCGAACCCGGCCTCCAGTTCCTGCTGACGCGACGTGTGCTGCTTGTCCAACTCGTCGCGGCGCTTCGCGAACTCCCGCTCGGCGGTGGACTGTCGCTGCGCCAACTCCCGATCGGCCGCTTCCCGCCGGGAGTTGACCTCCTGCTCCACCCCGGCCCGCCACGCGCCCAGCTCCTGCTGGGTCTGCGCCCGGGTGTGCTGCACGTACGCCTCGGTCTCGGTGCGCATCCGCTGCACGTACGCCTCGGTGTCGGCGCGGCTGCGCTTCGTCGACTCGGTGGCCTGCGTCGTCAGCCGCTCGGCCTCCTGCTGCGCCTTGGCGCGAGTGGCCCGGCCGGCCATCGACGCGTCGTCGATGATCTGCTTGGCCTCCTGCTGCGCCTTGGCGTGGGTGGCCCGCCCGGCCTCGGTCGCGGTGTCGGTGAGCCGCTTGGCCTCCTGGAGGGCCTTGGCGTGCACCTCCTTCGCGGCATCGCGCAGATCGCTGGCCTCCTGCCGGGCGTTGGCCAACGTCTCGCGGGCCGTCTCGCGCAGCTTGGTGGCCTCCTGCTGGGCCCGGGTGTGGATCTCCTTGGCGGAGTCCCGTAGCTGGGTGGCCTCCTGCTGGGCCTTCGCCAGCGCGTCCTGCGCAGCCTTGCGCAGCTGCGCCGACTCGTCCTTGGCCGACCGCAGGGTCGCCTCGGCCTCGGCCCTCCGGGCGGAGCTGTGCCGCTCCTCCTCCGCGCGTCGGGCGGCGAGGGCGATCTCGAAGTCCTTCAGAGCCCGCGCGGCCTGCTCGCGGGCCTCCTCGATGATGTGCTCGGCCGCGGCACGACGGGCCTCGATCTCACCGCTCGCGTCGGTGAGGATCTGCTCGGCCTGCTCCTCGGCGAGAGTGAGGATCGACTCGACCCGCGGGCCGAGATGCCGGAACGACGCCCGGTCGACCACGTTCATCTGCTTGCGCACCTGGGTCAGGTCGCGCTGGAGAACCTCGACCTGGCCGGCGAGCTTGTGGATCTGTGTGTACGCCTGTTCCCGTTCGGAGGCGAGGGTCGCGATCTCGTGCTCAGCACGCGCGACATAACGGTCGACCTGTTTCTTCTCGTACCCCCGCAGAGCGGACTCGAAGCTGGGCTCCGTCGTCACGTCCCCGCCGAGCGCGAACAGTTCCTCGCCGTGCGACATGCCCCCATCCTCACACGCAACGGGCCCTGCTGGGGCGATACGGACGGGCCTTGTGGGAGCTACTTCACTCTGTTGCGGTTGGCGGATACCACCGGTGAGGAAACGGATACGGCGCGAGGTGGCACCGGTTACCCGGTGTCACCTCGCGCCGTCGATGCCCCGACCTGACGCCTCGCGTCAGCCGGCGGTCTCCGCGGGCACCCGCTCCTGACCGCCCTCGGTCTTCTTGGCGTCCGGCTTGGCAGCCGGAGCGGCCTGCGCCGGCATTCCCGGAACGATGCCGGCGAGCCCGGAGAGCATCTGACCCAGCTGCGACGTGACCGCGTCCTTCTGCCGGGTGAGGTCATCGACCTCGCGGCGGGCGGCCTGCGTGGTCAGCTCCGCCTCGGTGCGAGCCTCGGTGAGCAGACGCTGCGACTCGGCCTTCGCCTCGTTGAGGGTCTTCTCCGAGTGGGCCTTTGCCTTGTCGACCGTCTCGGCGGCGTTGCGCTCCGACTCGACCCGCCGCGCCTCGGCGCGCTGCTCGATCTCCTTGGCCCGCTCCTGCGCGGCCCGCGCACGCTGCTCGGCCTCGCTGACCATCTTCTGGGTCTGCGAGACCTGGGCGGCGTGGCGCTCGGACTCCTCGCGCTCGGCCTTCTCCCGCCGCTCGGCCAGCTGGAGCTCCAGGGCCTGCAGGTCCTTGTCGCGCTTGTCCCGCGCGTCGGTGAGCAGCTTGGTCGCCTCGGCGCGCTTCTCCTCAGCCTCCCGGGCGGCCTTCGCCCGCTGCTGGGTGATCTCCCGCTCGGCGGTGGCCCGGAGGGTGGCGACCTCCCGCTCGACAGTCGACTTCAGCTCCGCCACCTCGTGTGCGGTGACCGTACGCAGCTGCTTGGTCTCACGGTCGGCGTCGGCGCGCAGCGTGTCAGCCTCGCGACGGGCCTGCACCCGGACCTCGGCGGCCTCGCGCTCGGCGGCCGTGCGCAGGTTGCCCGCCTCGCGCTCGGCGCTCGCCTTCATGGCCGCGGCCTCGGCACGGGCCTTGTCGGTGATCTCACGGGCCTCGAGGCGGGCGGCGGAGAGGATGCCCTCCGACTCGCGCTTGGCCTCGTTGCGGTGGTCGTTGGCCTGCTCCTCGGCGAGCCGGAGGATCTGCTCAACGCGAGTGCCGAGCCCGGAGAGGGTGGGCCGGCTGTTCTCTTCGAGCTGCTTGTTCGTGTCGGTGAGCTTCTGCTCCAGCGCACTCATGCGCTGCTCGGCCTGGCGGAGCCGACGCTGGGCGTCGTTCATCCGCTGCTCGGCCTCGGCACGGGCCTGCTCGGACTGGGTCAGCGCGGCGGTCATCCGGCCGAGGAAGTCGTCGACCTGATGGGTGTTGTATCCGCGCAGGCCAACGGTGAAATCTGGCTGCGAGTTCGCGTTATCGAAGAACGCGAGAGGGGAGGACTGCTGCTGGGGCATTGGGACATACTGGCAGACGCCCCAGGGTGCTTCGCAAGAGCGGTGGGAAGCTTTCGTGCCCTCTTTACATGGTCAACTCCCGCGATCGGCGAGGTTGGACCAATCGGCGATCTTGGCAGGTCCCGGCGGGTCGGACGACACGCAGCGTGACGCGGAAAAGGGCCCCGGGGTTACCCCGAGGCCCTTTGTTCGATCCGGGTGGGTTATCCGCTAATGGGGGCGGAAGAACAATGAGCGATCGGCGCAATGGTCATCCAGCGTTCCACCGTCCGGCCGGGACCCGCCCCGGCGGTGCCGGTCAGTGCCCCGGAACCGGCGGTGCCGGTCAGTGCCCCCGGAACCGGTTGATCGCGTCCTCGTGTCGGGCCCGCAACTCTCCGTCGCGTACGCCCAGCCCGTCGGTGGGTGCAAGGCAGCGCACGCCGACCTTGCCCTGGTGGGCGTTGCGGTGCACCTCGTACGCGGCGTGGCCGGTCTGCTCCAGGGGGTAGGTGCGGGACACCGTCGGGTGCACCTTGCCGAGCGCGACCAGGCGGTTGGCCTGCCACGCCTCGTGGTAGTTGGCGAAGTGGCTGCCGACGATCCGCTTGAGGTGCATCCACAGGTAGCGGTTGTCGTACTGGTGCTGGAAACCGCTGGTGGAGGCGCAGGTGACGATGGTCCCGCCGCGCCGGGCCACGTAGACGCTGGCGCCGAAGGTTTCCCGACCCGGGTGCTCGAACACGATGTCCGGGTCCTCGCCGCTGGTCAGCTCGCGGATCCGCTCGCCGAAGCGCCGCCACTCGTCCGGGTCCTGTGTCTCCTCGTCCTTCCAGAAGCGGAAGCCCTCGGCGGCCCGGTCGATGACCAGTTCCGCGCCCATCCGGCGGCACAGCTCGGCCTTCTCCGGTGAGGACACCACACAGACCGGGATCGCCCCGCCGTTGAGCGCCATCTGCGTGGCGTACCCGCCGAGGCCCCCGGAGGCGCCCCAGATCAGCACCACGTCGCCCTGCTTCATGTTGGCGCCGTGGTGCGAGACGAGCTGCCGGTACGCGGTGGAGTTGACCAGCCCGGGGCTGGCCGCCTCCTCCCAGCTCAGGTGCCGCGGCTTGGGCATCAGCTGGTTGGCCTTGACCACGGCCAGCTCGGCCAGCCCGCCGAAGTTGGTCTCGAAACCCCAGATCCGCTGCTGCGGGTCGAGCATTGTGTCGTCGTGCCCGGCCGCGTCCTCCAACTCGACGGAGAGGCAGTGCGCGACCACCTCGTCGCCGGGCGCCCAGCGGGTCACCCCGGGGCCGGTGCGCAGCACCACGCCCGCCGCGTCCGAGCCGACCACGTGGTACGGCAGGTCGTGTCGGCGGGTCAGCTCGGAGACCCGGCCGTAGCGCTCCAGGAACCTGAAGGTGGGCAGCGGCTCGAAGATGCTGGTCCACACCGTGTTGTAGTTGATCGCGCTGGCCATCACCGCGACCAGCGCCTCGCCCGGCGCCAGCTCCGGCGTCGGCACCTCCTGCACGTGCAGGGCCTTGCGCGGGTCCTTGTCCCGGGTGGCCATGCCGTCGAACATCCGGGACTCCTCGGCGCGGACCACCACGCCCCGGTAGCTCTCCGGTACGGGCAGCCCGGCGACGCCGGCGAGTTCGCGGTCCGGATCGTTCGATTCCTCCGCCGCCATGATCGCTTCGAGGATGTCCTGCACGGTGACCTCCGGTTCGTCCGCACCCGCACGGGCCCGGGTGCTGCCATCGTCGGCGCCGGTGGGCACGACCGCCATGTCGGCATTCGACACATCCGGCACCGGTCGCGCTCCTGTGGGGCCGGACGTTACTGAACGGTAGCTAGGCCGGGAAGTCCTCTGTGAAAAACTGCATCCGCCGATGCGTGAAGGTGTCCGACCACCCCGCCAACCGCGCACTGACGTGCGCGGTTGGCGGTCAGTGGGGAGTGGGGGCGGGTTGGACCAGTTCGATGAGGACGCCGCCGGCGTCCTTGGGGTGGACGAAGTTGATCCGGCTGTCCGCGGTGCCACGCCTCGGAGCGTCGTAGAGGAGCCGCATGCCGCGCTCGCGCAGCGCCGCGCAGGCCGCGTCGATGTCCACCACGGTGTACGCGACCTGCTGCACGCCCGGCCCGTTGCGGTCCAGGAACTTCGCGATCGTCGACTCCGGGGTGAGCGGGGCGAGCAACTGCACGCAGCCGCCCTCGGTGGTCGGCCCGACGGCCAGCATCGCTTCCCGAACGCCCTGCTCGACGTTGGTCTCGACGTGTACGCATCGCATGCCGAACGTCCGCTGGTAGAAGTCGATCGCGGCGTCCAGGTCGGCCACGGCGATCCCGACGTGGTCAATCTTGCGAAGCCCGATGTCTGTGACGTAGTCCGCACCGGGCTCGACGGGGGAGTTCTCTGCCATGGCGCTAGTCTGGCCGAACAATCGTTAAGGCGTACAGCTCGGCACCCCCCTCGGAGGCAGGCATGGCTTCGGTGATCGTCAGCGGCGCGCGGACCCCGATGGGCCGGCTGCTGGGCAACCTCAAGGACCTCCCGGCCACGAAGCTCGGCGGGATCGCCATCAAGGCGGCGCTGGAGCGTGCCGGCGTCAGCCCGGACCAGGTCCAGTACGTGATCATGGGGCAGGTGTTGCAGGCCGGCGCCGGTCAGATCCCGGCTCGGCAGGCGGCGGTCGAGGCCGGCGTGCCGATGTCCGTGCCGGCGCTGACCATCAACAAGGTCTGCCTCTCCGGCCTGGACGCGATCGCCCTGGCCGACCAGCTGATCCGCGCCGGCGAGTTCGACATCGTGGTGGCCGGCGGCATGGAGTCGATGACCAACGCCCCGCACCTGCTGATGGGCCAGCGCACCGGCTACAAGTACGGCGACGTGGTGGTCAAGGACCACATGGCGCACGACGGGCTCAGCGACGCCTGGGACTGCTGCTCGATGGGCGAGTCGACCGAGCGGCTCGGCGCCAAGCACGGCATCTCCCGCGCGGAGCAGGACGCCTTCGCCGCCGCCAGCCACCAGCGGGCCGCCGCCGCGCAGAAGAACGGTCACTTCGCCGACGAGATCGCCCCGGTGGTCATCCCGCAGCGCAAGGGTGACCCGCTGGTGATCAGCGAGGACGAGGGCATTCGCCCGGACACCACCGTCGAGTCGCTGGCCAAGCTCCGCCCCGCCTTCGCCAAGGACGGCACCATCACCGCCGGCAGCTCCTCGCCGATCTCCGACGGCGCCGCCGCGGTGCTCGTGATGAGCAAGGCCAAGGCGAAGGAGCTGGGGCTGACCTGGCTGGCCGAGATCGGTGCGCACGGCAACGTGGCGGGCCCGGACAACTCCCTGCACTCGCAGCCGTCCAACGCCATCAATCACGCCCTGAAGAAGGGCGGACTGAGCGTGGCGGACCTGGACCTCATCGAGATCAACGAGGCGTTCGCACAGGTCGGTGTCCAGTCCACCCGGGACCTGGGGGTCGACCCGGACAAGGTCAACGTCAACGGCGGCGCGATCGCGCTGGGCCACCCGATCGGCATGTCCGGCGCGCGACTCGTACTCACCCTCGCCCTGGAGCTGAAGCGACGCGGCGGTGGCACCGGCGCGGCGGCGCTCTGTGGCGGCGGCGGCCAGGGCGACGCGCTGATCATCCACGTGCCGGGAAATGCCGCGGCCAGCCAGTGAGCGCGAGGAGCGAGCCGGTTTTGCGAGCCCCGCAGTCGCGAACAAAGATGACACAGTGAGCGGGGCTGAGCACGTTCCGGTTGCGGGCACCACGTCGGTGCGCCGCAGCCGGGACGTACCGCTGCTGGTCGAGCGGGCCCGCGCGGGCGACCCCCGTGCGGTGGCCCGCCTGATCACGTTGGTGGAGAACGGTGACGCGCTGTTGCCGGCGGTCGCCGCGGCGCTGGCGCCGTACGCCGGGCAGGCCCAGGTGGTCGGGCTGACCGGTTCACCCGGGGTGGGCAAGTCGACCACCACGAACGAGCTGGTCCGCGCGCTGCGGGCGCAGGGGCACCGGGTCGGAGTGCTGGCGGTCGACCCGTCCAGCCCGTTCACCGGCGGGGCGATCCTCGGCGACCGGGTGCGGATGCAGGACCACGCCACCGATCCGGGTGTCTACATCCGGTCGATGTCCAGCCGGGGGCACCTCGGCGGGCTGGCCGCGGCGACGCCGCAGGCGGTCCGGGTGCTGGAGGGCGCCGGCTGCGACGTGGTGCTGGTGGAGACCGTCGGCGTCGGGCAGGCCGAGGTGGAGGTCGCGTCGCTCGCCGACACGACGCTGGTGCTGCTCGCGCCCGGGATGGGCGACGCGATCCAGGCGGTCAAGGCCGGCATCCTGGAGATCGCCGACGTGTTCGTGATCAACAAGGCGGACCGGGACGGCGTCGACGCCACCGTCCGTGACATCCAGGGCATGATCGCTCTCGGTGAGCGCGGGCCGGGGCAGTGGCGTCCGCAGGTGGTCCGGTCGGTCGCCGCGCGCGGCGAGGGCATCGACGACATCGCCGCCGCCATCGACAAGCACCGCGGCTGGCTGGTCGAACACGGCGAGCTGCGCCGCCGGCAGGAAGCGCGGGCCGCCGCCGAGATCGAGGCGATCGCGCTCGGCACCCTCCGCGCCCGGATCGGCTCACTGCGCGACGGTACGGAGTTGACCACGCTCGCCACCAGGGTTGCCGAGGGTACGACCGATCCGTACACGGCGGCTGAGGAGTTGCTCGCCCAGCTCGCCCGCTGACCTGGAAAGTGCGGCGGGGCCGGCACCGACGATCGGCGACGGCCCCGCGCCTGCGGGTCTAGATCACCTAGCCGCAGTGGCCCCAGGGGCTGGTCCAGTAAGTGCCACGGCTGAGACCGCCGAACCGGACGCACTGTCCGCCGCTGTCGGCTCGGATCGGCCCCGCGTAGTACCCGAAGCGCCCCTCATCGATGCCGCCCCGGCCGTCCTCGATGTCGAGGTACGCGCCGACCTTGGTCGACGTGCCTCGGTCCGCGGTCTTGATGGTGACCACACAGTTCCAGCCACCACCGCTGGACTTGTAGAGCAGGTACGTGGTCGCGCCGGGTAGCCCGTGACTGTCGATGACGTAGTACCCGGAGCCGCACAGGGCGCTGGGCGACTCGGCCGCCTGCGCCGGCGCGGCCGCGGCGAGCAGCGCGCCGACCGACAGGGTCACCGCCGTGGCGAGACTCAACAACTTTCTGCGCATCAAACAGACCTCACTTGCGTAGCGGCGAAACGTCCATTGTGGAGTGCCCCGATCATCAGCCTGAATGGTCCGATTGCCGCCAGTGCGCGGGGACTCCACGTCAGTACGTCGTGGTGACGCGGTGCTTTGGTTGCCCGCAAGCCGAAGGTCACTCCGATTCTTTAGTAGGCTCGCGGCGCGTGGTCGCCGTACGGTCGGCCACGCGAGCGGGCTGACGAGCCAGTCGGTCCACAATGCGCCGGGACCAGGGGAGATGTGATCATGACGGACGCGGTGGAGAACGCCGGTGCAGTGCAGGCCGCGACGGGCGCGGCCCGGGGTGTCACGTCGGTTTCCGACGAGGTCGTGGAGAAGATCGCCGGCACGGCCGCTCGTGCCGTGCCCGGTGTCGCCGATCTCGGCGGTGATGTCTCCCGGTTCTTCAACAGCGTGCTGGACAAGATCGGCCTGGACGAGGTGGGCGACGCTCGGCGGGGCATCTCGGCCGACGTGAAGGGCAGTTCCGCCGTGATCAACGTGGTCCTGGTGATCGA belongs to Micromonospora ureilytica and includes:
- a CDS encoding DivIVA domain-containing protein, producing the protein MPQQQSSPLAFFDNANSQPDFTVGLRGYNTHQVDDFLGRMTAALTQSEQARAEAEQRMNDAQRRLRQAEQRMSALEQKLTDTNKQLEENSRPTLSGLGTRVEQILRLAEEQANDHRNEAKRESEGILSAARLEAREITDKARAEAAAMKASAEREAGNLRTAAEREAAEVRVQARREADTLRADADRETKQLRTVTAHEVAELKSTVEREVATLRATAEREITQQRAKAAREAEEKRAEATKLLTDARDKRDKDLQALELQLAERREKAEREESERHAAQVSQTQKMVSEAEQRARAAQERAKEIEQRAEARRVESERNAAETVDKAKAHSEKTLNEAKAESQRLLTEARTEAELTTQAARREVDDLTRQKDAVTSQLGQMLSGLAGIVPGMPAQAAPAAKPDAKKTEGGQERVPAETAG
- the ccrA gene encoding crotonyl-CoA carboxylase/reductase, which translates into the protein MQDILEAIMAAEESNDPDRELAGVAGLPVPESYRGVVVRAEESRMFDGMATRDKDPRKALHVQEVPTPELAPGEALVAVMASAINYNTVWTSIFEPLPTFRFLERYGRVSELTRRHDLPYHVVGSDAAGVVLRTGPGVTRWAPGDEVVAHCLSVELEDAAGHDDTMLDPQQRIWGFETNFGGLAELAVVKANQLMPKPRHLSWEEAASPGLVNSTAYRQLVSHHGANMKQGDVVLIWGASGGLGGYATQMALNGGAIPVCVVSSPEKAELCRRMGAELVIDRAAEGFRFWKDEETQDPDEWRRFGERIRELTSGEDPDIVFEHPGRETFGASVYVARRGGTIVTCASTSGFQHQYDNRYLWMHLKRIVGSHFANYHEAWQANRLVALGKVHPTVSRTYPLEQTGHAAYEVHRNAHQGKVGVRCLAPTDGLGVRDGELRARHEDAINRFRGH
- the mce gene encoding methylmalonyl-CoA epimerase; translation: MAENSPVEPGADYVTDIGLRKIDHVGIAVADLDAAIDFYQRTFGMRCVHVETNVEQGVREAMLAVGPTTEGGCVQLLAPLTPESTIAKFLDRNGPGVQQVAYTVVDIDAACAALRERGMRLLYDAPRRGTADSRINFVHPKDAGGVLIELVQPAPTPH
- a CDS encoding acetyl-CoA C-acetyltransferase; this encodes MASVIVSGARTPMGRLLGNLKDLPATKLGGIAIKAALERAGVSPDQVQYVIMGQVLQAGAGQIPARQAAVEAGVPMSVPALTINKVCLSGLDAIALADQLIRAGEFDIVVAGGMESMTNAPHLLMGQRTGYKYGDVVVKDHMAHDGLSDAWDCCSMGESTERLGAKHGISRAEQDAFAAASHQRAAAAQKNGHFADEIAPVVIPQRKGDPLVISEDEGIRPDTTVESLAKLRPAFAKDGTITAGSSSPISDGAAAVLVMSKAKAKELGLTWLAEIGAHGNVAGPDNSLHSQPSNAINHALKKGGLSVADLDLIEINEAFAQVGVQSTRDLGVDPDKVNVNGGAIALGHPIGMSGARLVLTLALELKRRGGGTGAAALCGGGGQGDALIIHVPGNAAASQ
- the meaB gene encoding methylmalonyl Co-A mutase-associated GTPase MeaB, with translation MSGAEHVPVAGTTSVRRSRDVPLLVERARAGDPRAVARLITLVENGDALLPAVAAALAPYAGQAQVVGLTGSPGVGKSTTTNELVRALRAQGHRVGVLAVDPSSPFTGGAILGDRVRMQDHATDPGVYIRSMSSRGHLGGLAAATPQAVRVLEGAGCDVVLVETVGVGQAEVEVASLADTTLVLLAPGMGDAIQAVKAGILEIADVFVINKADRDGVDATVRDIQGMIALGERGPGQWRPQVVRSVAARGEGIDDIAAAIDKHRGWLVEHGELRRRQEARAAAEIEAIALGTLRARIGSLRDGTELTTLATRVAEGTTDPYTAAEELLAQLAR
- a CDS encoding acetyltransferase; its protein translation is MRRKLLSLATAVTLSVGALLAAAAPAQAAESPSALCGSGYYVIDSHGLPGATTYLLYKSSGGGWNCVVTIKTADRGTSTKVGAYLDIEDGRGGIDEGRFGYYAGPIRADSGGQCVRFGGLSRGTYWTSPWGHCG
- a CDS encoding Asp23/Gls24 family envelope stress response protein, which translates into the protein MTDAVENAGAVQAATGAARGVTSVSDEVVEKIAGTAARAVPGVADLGGDVSRFFNSVLDKIGLDEVGDARRGISADVKGSSAVINVVLVIDAGHVVADVTEAVRAAVIEAVEKYGLTVTQVNVTVDDIELNQPGAAAGA